CTGCTGAGCCGGCATGATAGGTCTCCCCGCAAAGCCTAACGTTCGAATAGGACGTTGGACCTGTCCTTGAGCACGAGTTCGCCGATACGGCGGAAGCCGATCTTTTCGGCAACCCGTATCGACGGCAGGTTCTCGAAATCCACGATGCAGGTCATGCGACGGCCTGCGAACAGTCTGTCTGCCCAGGCGATCGCGGCGCTCATGGCTTCCGTCGCATAGCCCTTGCCCTGCATCGGCGGCGTAATGGCCCAGCCGGCTTCCAGCGTGCCTTCCGTCATCGGCGTCATGTCGCGATGCAGATCCAGAAATCCCACTTCGCCGATCAGCCGGCCGCTTTGGCGTTCCTCGACGGCCAAGAAACCGAAGCCGAGATGATGCCATAGGCCGGCATAGCGCAGCAGGCGGGCCCAAACCTGCTCGCGTGTCGGCATCTCGCCACCGATGAAGCGGACGATCTCCTTCTGTTTCCAGAGCTCGAGGAATTCGCCGAAATCATCAAGCGTGTGGCCGCGCAACAGAAGCCGGTCGGTCGTCAGTGTCGGAATATGGGTCATCGGGTCAGGTCTTTGCCGAAATGTTTTGGGTGGTGGTCAGTCGTCCGAGGCGCCGGGTTCGCCGTCCCAGTAGTC
The Rhizobium sp. 11515TR DNA segment above includes these coding regions:
- a CDS encoding GNAT family N-acetyltransferase; its protein translation is MTHIPTLTTDRLLLRGHTLDDFGEFLELWKQKEIVRFIGGEMPTREQVWARLLRYAGLWHHLGFGFLAVEERQSGRLIGEVGFLDLHRDMTPMTEGTLEAGWAITPPMQGKGYATEAMSAAIAWADRLFAGRRMTCIVDFENLPSIRVAEKIGFRRIGELVLKDRSNVLFER